From Gemmatimonadota bacterium, the proteins below share one genomic window:
- a CDS encoding serine hydrolase: MNRAASIWPGASWVSCALLLSAVSAVSAFTNTGPAFGLTPGSVSNGVEVPAEEIHASVPAAGETSPDRAEAPAARSTARRAEIRVRARAALVIDIQKGEVIYQKNATSPFPVASITKLMTAVTYMRMNPDLEKRVSIRRKDVYRANWTKLRYREQVSATDLLYATLIASDNAAARALARASGLTMEVFVDRMNETAASLGLSNSRFTEPTGLDAGNVSTAVDCVALLWTALQDELLAEILLAREYRFGTNRRTHTIRTTNRLVRDTASERQWEGVGSKTGYIRRAGYCLVMRALGDSGDDIYAVILGGPTSRTRFTDMRRLLDWSMKDTERPARVDG, encoded by the coding sequence ATGAACAGAGCCGCATCGATCTGGCCCGGGGCGTCATGGGTATCCTGCGCCTTGCTGCTTTCTGCCGTTTCAGCCGTTTCAGCCTTTACGAACACGGGACCCGCCTTCGGGCTTACCCCGGGGAGCGTATCGAACGGGGTTGAAGTCCCGGCCGAAGAGATACATGCGTCCGTGCCGGCTGCCGGTGAAACTTCCCCCGACAGGGCCGAGGCGCCGGCCGCCAGATCAACCGCGCGGCGGGCGGAAATCCGCGTACGTGCCCGGGCCGCGCTTGTCATCGACATCCAGAAGGGCGAGGTGATCTACCAGAAGAATGCCACATCGCCGTTCCCGGTCGCGAGTATCACGAAGCTGATGACCGCGGTGACCTACATGCGGATGAATCCGGATCTTGAAAAGCGCGTGAGTATTAGGCGAAAGGACGTATACCGGGCGAACTGGACGAAACTCAGGTACAGGGAACAGGTCTCGGCGACGGATCTGCTCTACGCCACCCTGATCGCTTCGGACAACGCGGCGGCGCGCGCGCTGGCACGTGCATCGGGCCTGACCATGGAAGTATTTGTGGACCGCATGAATGAGACGGCGGCCTCGCTTGGCCTGTCAAACTCCCGTTTTACCGAACCCACGGGGCTGGACGCGGGCAATGTATCTACGGCAGTGGATTGCGTGGCCCTCCTGTGGACCGCGCTGCAGGACGAACTGCTGGCGGAAATCCTGTTGGCCCGGGAGTACAGGTTCGGAACGAACAGGCGCACGCATACCATCCGGACCACCAATCGGCTGGTGCGCGATACGGCGTCCGAAAGGCAGTGGGAGGGTGTCGGGAGCAAAACCGGTTATATCCGCAGGGCCGGATACTGTCTCGTCATGCGGGCGCTTGGCGACTCGGGCGATGACATTTACGCCGTTATTCTTGGCGGGCCGACCAGCCGGACCCGGTTCACGGACATGAGGCGCCTGCTGGACTGGAGCATGAAGGACACCGAACGGCCCGCGAGGGTCGACGGGTAG
- the tcmP gene encoding three-Cys-motif partner protein TcmP: protein MEVGPWAKEKLDCLSKYLNAYTTILRRRNFKGYFYIDAFAGPGTLRVRKEQTAVSSQQSLFEISEYVAEDADETEYISGSPNVALDIKYPFTDYVFIEIEPKRLQQLKELKESYKDKIPHRRIHIRNLDCNDYLTKLLQDTNWNKWRGVVFLDPFGMQVPWSTVAEIGKKAQ from the coding sequence ATGGAAGTCGGTCCTTGGGCAAAAGAGAAACTCGACTGCCTTAGTAAGTATCTCAATGCTTACACTACTATACTTCGCAGGAGGAACTTCAAAGGTTACTTCTATATTGATGCATTCGCAGGACCAGGAACTCTCAGAGTTCGTAAAGAACAAACAGCGGTTTCATCTCAGCAGTCACTTTTTGAGATCTCTGAGTATGTTGCTGAGGATGCCGATGAAACAGAGTACATAAGTGGTTCTCCGAATGTTGCACTTGATATCAAGTACCCATTTACAGACTATGTTTTCATCGAAATAGAACCCAAAAGACTGCAACAATTAAAAGAACTGAAGGAAAGTTACAAAGACAAGATTCCTCACAGGCGTATACATATTCGCAACCTCGACTGTAACGATTACCTGACTAAACTTCTCCAGGACACCAATTGGAACAAGTGGCGAGGCGTCGTCTTTTTGGATCCATTCGGAATGCAAGTTCCTTGGAGTACTGTAGCGGAAATCGGAAAAAAAGCGCAATAG
- a CDS encoding DUF4159 domain-containing protein, translated as MTSFQRWMTALLLCGLASGWTHSEGGAAESENGRLTIARMKYDGGGDWYNDPEAIPNLARELQLRAGIETNLDQRVVTLTDDRLFSSPVLFMTGHGEVKWTGPEVRNLRKYLTHGGFLYADDDYGMDRAFRREMKRVFPDQEFVELPFTHPIYHIIYDFPAGPPKHHEHDGKPPQGFGLFHDGRLVVYYTYESNVSDGWADEKTHNDPPAKRETAFRMGINIIAYALYR; from the coding sequence ATGACCTCCTTTCAAAGATGGATGACCGCCCTCCTGCTCTGCGGCCTCGCCTCGGGGTGGACGCATTCCGAAGGGGGAGCGGCTGAAAGCGAAAACGGCAGGCTGACTATTGCGCGGATGAAGTACGACGGCGGGGGCGACTGGTACAACGACCCCGAGGCGATTCCCAACCTGGCCCGGGAACTGCAACTGCGCGCGGGCATCGAGACGAACCTGGATCAGCGCGTCGTTACCCTGACCGACGACCGGCTGTTCTCTTCACCCGTCCTCTTCATGACCGGCCACGGCGAAGTGAAGTGGACCGGGCCGGAAGTCCGGAACCTGCGCAAGTATCTCACGCACGGCGGATTCCTCTATGCCGATGACGACTACGGCATGGACAGGGCATTCCGCAGGGAGATGAAGCGAGTCTTTCCCGACCAGGAATTCGTCGAGTTGCCCTTCACCCACCCGATCTATCACATCATCTACGATTTCCCGGCCGGCCCGCCCAAACATCATGAGCACGACGGAAAGCCGCCCCAGGGGTTCGGGCTCTTCCACGACGGACGCCTGGTGGTGTATTACACGTACGAAAGCAATGTGAGCGACGGCTGGGCCGACGAAAAGACCCACAACGATCCGCCTGCGAAACGGGAGACCGCCTTCAGAATGGGGATCAACATCATCGCATACGCGCTCTATCGTTGA
- a CDS encoding DUF502 domain-containing protein, with the protein MSTFNLDPKPRRQSALARIRQNIKRTMVSGLIALVPLTATVAVLSWLLTWLDSFVAPVIRGLLGLDTRIPGLGILLMLVVIYLAGFVASNVLGRRVIAWFEDQVMRLPVARRVYHTVKKLLDTFTMAGETRIWKTVLVEYPRRGAWMVAFIVGEIPSEDNRKELVSVFVPNTPNPAAGRVVIVPRRDVIPVDLPVEEALEFVVSGGTAFSNVLTLPSLRPGERAAPPSR; encoded by the coding sequence ATGTCCACCTTCAATCTGGATCCCAAGCCCAGGCGTCAGTCCGCGTTAGCCCGCATCCGCCAGAACATAAAGCGTACGATGGTATCGGGCCTTATCGCGCTGGTTCCCCTGACGGCCACGGTGGCTGTGCTGAGCTGGCTGCTGACCTGGCTCGATTCCTTCGTGGCGCCGGTCATTCGCGGGCTGCTGGGCCTGGACACGCGCATACCCGGACTCGGGATCCTGCTCATGCTGGTCGTGATCTACCTGGCCGGCTTCGTGGCGTCCAACGTGTTGGGCAGGCGGGTGATCGCCTGGTTCGAGGACCAGGTGATGCGGCTGCCGGTCGCGCGGAGGGTGTACCACACGGTCAAGAAGCTGCTGGACACCTTCACCATGGCGGGGGAGACGCGGATCTGGAAGACGGTGCTGGTGGAGTATCCGCGGCGCGGCGCATGGATGGTCGCTTTCATTGTCGGCGAGATCCCGAGTGAAGACAACCGGAAGGAACTGGTCAGCGTATTCGTGCCCAACACCCCGAATCCCGCGGCAGGGCGTGTTGTGATCGTGCCGCGGCGGGACGTGATACCCGTGGATCTGCCCGTCGAGGAAGCCCTGGAATTCGTTGTTTCGGGCGGAACGGCGTTCAGCAACGTACTGACCCTGCCTTCGCTGCGGCCCGGTGAGCGGGCGGCACCTCCTTCCCGGTGA
- a CDS encoding sugar ABC transporter ATP-binding protein: MDRNTPDAYIAFERVTKRFPGVTALDGVTFGVEAGSCHAVVGENGAGKSTLGRILTGIYGMDGGQIRIDGRPVQFYEPRDALDLGIGMVHQELAFCENLSVAENLCLGALPGRGGFVSDRRMEERARQMLAAVEADMDVGTPIGDLPVAQQQLVQIAAALGSGARVIVFDEPTSSLSHVEAERLREHIRHLKAKGVTSIYISHDLDEIFRLCDVVTVLRDGRHVATRPVADLDRPTLINLMIGRTFEAYFPSHVQAEPGNEMLGVDGLSSPGKFERVPFSVRAGEVLALAGLVGAGRTEVLQAIFGLDPMATGQIRVRGRPVSIRRPIDAMRTGIGLVPEDRKRFGLVLSLRVEQNIGLPTLNHRSEFGWIRGKGEEDLAREYVKRLSVRPDDVRYDTAGLSGGNQQKVVLAKWLAARCPVLLIDEPTRGVDVGAKSEMHALIDQLAHEGTAIVLVSSELPEVLNLSTRIMVLRSGRIAGELSREEADQGTVMRMMAGV; the protein is encoded by the coding sequence ATGGACCGCAACACGCCTGATGCATACATCGCTTTCGAACGAGTCACCAAGCGGTTTCCGGGTGTGACGGCGCTCGACGGCGTCACCTTCGGTGTAGAAGCGGGTTCCTGTCACGCCGTGGTGGGCGAAAACGGCGCCGGCAAGAGTACGCTGGGACGGATCCTGACCGGTATCTACGGGATGGACGGCGGCCAGATACGCATTGACGGCCGGCCCGTTCAGTTTTACGAACCACGGGACGCACTTGACCTGGGTATCGGCATGGTCCACCAGGAACTCGCATTCTGCGAGAACCTGTCCGTCGCCGAGAACCTCTGTCTCGGCGCCCTGCCCGGCAGGGGAGGGTTCGTCTCCGATCGAAGGATGGAAGAGCGGGCCCGGCAAATGCTAGCAGCGGTTGAAGCCGACATGGACGTGGGAACGCCCATCGGCGATCTGCCCGTCGCCCAGCAGCAACTCGTGCAGATCGCGGCGGCCCTGGGCAGCGGCGCCCGCGTGATCGTCTTCGATGAACCGACCAGCAGCCTGTCCCACGTGGAAGCCGAACGGTTACGGGAGCATATCCGGCATCTCAAGGCGAAGGGCGTAACGTCGATCTACATCTCCCACGACCTGGACGAGATCTTCCGCCTGTGCGACGTCGTGACGGTGCTTCGCGACGGCCGGCACGTGGCTACCCGCCCGGTCGCCGACCTCGACCGACCTACGCTGATCAATCTGATGATCGGGCGTACCTTCGAGGCCTATTTCCCTTCCCACGTGCAGGCCGAACCCGGTAACGAGATGCTGGGCGTGGACGGACTCTCCAGTCCCGGGAAGTTCGAGCGCGTGCCATTCTCCGTGCGGGCCGGGGAAGTACTCGCCCTGGCCGGCCTGGTGGGCGCGGGCCGGACCGAAGTGCTGCAGGCCATATTCGGGCTGGATCCCATGGCCACGGGGCAGATACGTGTCCGGGGCCGGCCGGTGAGCATCCGGCGTCCGATCGACGCGATGCGGACGGGCATCGGGCTCGTGCCCGAAGACCGCAAGCGATTCGGTCTCGTCCTTTCGCTTCGCGTGGAACAGAACATCGGCCTTCCCACCCTAAACCACCGCTCCGAATTCGGATGGATCCGCGGGAAAGGGGAAGAAGACCTGGCGCGGGAATATGTAAAACGACTATCGGTACGGCCGGACGATGTCCGGTACGACACGGCGGGTCTGTCGGGCGGGAATCAGCAGAAGGTGGTCCTGGCCAAGTGGCTGGCCGCACGGTGTCCCGTCCTCCTGATCGACGAACCCACCAGGGGTGTGGACGTGGGCGCCAAGTCGGAGATGCACGCCCTGATCGACCAACTGGCCCACGAAGGCACGGCCATTGTGCTCGTGTCGAGCGAATTGCCGGAGGTGCTCAACCTTTCAACACGGATCATGGTGCTCCGCTCGGGTCGAATCGCCGGGGAACTGTCCCGCGAGGAAGCGGATCAGGGTACGGTGATGCGGATGATGGCGGGGGTGTAG
- a CDS encoding substrate-binding domain-containing protein, with protein MMVCKRRLKTLVLSALGIFAFGTGCGGTAPPDDNRLVISMIAKSTTNPVFLSSRTGAEAAAGELSAEHGIDIVIDWRTPPTEDGQVQAQRIAQAVNEGADVVLISCSDAAKVTGAINDAVDRGVPVMTFDSDAPESRRFAFFGVDDIKTGGLIMEELALAMNGKGRVAILAGNQNAPNLRKRVEGVLQKAAEYPEISIVGTFYHIETPQDAAAEVVRVNNAYPDIDGWAMVGGWALFTQSLLTDLDPERMKIISVDALPPQLTYIEQGIVPVLWGQPTYLWGYESVRLIVEKIYLKQDVPVINPLELVHVSQNNLGEWAKMLQGWGFTDVPERYLQTEEPPSSDD; from the coding sequence ATGATGGTATGCAAAAGACGGCTGAAGACCCTGGTCCTGTCGGCCCTCGGCATATTCGCTTTCGGCACGGGTTGCGGGGGAACCGCGCCGCCTGACGACAACCGGCTCGTGATCTCCATGATCGCCAAGAGCACGACGAATCCCGTGTTCCTTTCCTCCCGTACCGGCGCGGAGGCCGCGGCCGGCGAGTTGTCGGCCGAGCACGGCATCGACATCGTGATCGACTGGCGCACGCCGCCGACGGAGGACGGCCAGGTCCAGGCGCAGCGTATCGCGCAGGCCGTAAACGAAGGGGCCGACGTGGTCCTGATCTCCTGTTCGGACGCCGCCAAGGTCACGGGCGCCATCAATGACGCGGTGGATCGGGGCGTGCCGGTCATGACCTTCGACAGCGATGCCCCCGAATCCAGGCGGTTCGCCTTCTTCGGCGTGGACGACATCAAGACCGGCGGACTGATCATGGAAGAGCTGGCCCTGGCGATGAACGGCAAGGGCCGCGTGGCCATCCTCGCGGGCAACCAGAACGCGCCGAACCTGCGCAAGCGCGTGGAAGGCGTCCTGCAGAAGGCCGCGGAGTACCCGGAGATCTCGATCGTGGGCACCTTCTACCACATAGAAACCCCCCAGGACGCCGCCGCCGAGGTGGTGCGCGTAAACAATGCCTACCCCGACATCGACGGATGGGCCATGGTCGGCGGATGGGCGCTGTTCACCCAGTCTCTGCTGACCGACCTCGACCCCGAGCGCATGAAGATCATCTCAGTGGACGCGCTGCCGCCCCAACTGACCTACATCGAGCAGGGCATCGTACCCGTGCTATGGGGACAGCCCACCTACCTGTGGGGTTACGAATCCGTCCGGCTGATCGTCGAGAAGATCTACCTGAAGCAGGACGTGCCTGTCATCAACCCGCTCGAACTGGTCCACGTATCACAGAATAACCTGGGCGAATGGGCGAAGATGCTCCAGGGATGGGGGTTTACGGACGTACCCGAGCGGTACCTGCAGACGGAGGAACCGCCTTCCTCGGACGACTGA
- a CDS encoding ABC transporter permease yields the protein MLRILLGSQQTGLILVILLLGAVLSVFAGYHADRTTGELVNNFLNSRTLMQTATDASFFVIMAVGATMVIISGGIDLSVGSIYALSGVMTAMVLRSVAPESPVAVVTLAVLVCVCLGLLCGLLNGVMVVGLRVHPFIVTLGTMWVFRGIAFVISEAESILVPQPLTDAIKLSFGSDALYPMPMIIMLLITAAGAVYLSRTVMGRHIFAVGGNLEASRYAGLRIDRILVGVYVVSGLTAGIAALVGSSYYGSASCADATGYELYVIASAVVGGASLRGGRGSAVNAMLGAMLIVLIRQSIRTLHLDQNYEWVVIGCAIIIAVVLDQVNRRLTARKLAGAG from the coding sequence ATGCTTCGTATCCTGCTCGGCTCCCAGCAAACGGGACTGATCCTCGTTATCCTCCTGCTCGGCGCGGTACTCTCCGTTTTCGCGGGGTATCACGCGGACCGAACGACGGGCGAACTCGTCAACAACTTCCTGAATTCGCGCACCCTGATGCAGACGGCCACCGACGCCAGTTTCTTCGTGATCATGGCGGTCGGTGCGACCATGGTCATCATATCCGGCGGAATCGATCTTTCGGTCGGTTCCATCTACGCCCTCTCCGGGGTAATGACCGCCATGGTGTTGCGGTCCGTGGCGCCGGAGAGTCCCGTCGCGGTAGTCACGCTGGCCGTCCTGGTCTGTGTTTGCCTCGGCCTGCTGTGCGGCCTGCTGAACGGCGTCATGGTGGTCGGACTTCGCGTCCATCCCTTTATCGTCACTCTGGGCACCATGTGGGTCTTCCGGGGCATTGCCTTCGTGATCAGCGAAGCGGAGAGCATACTCGTGCCGCAGCCCCTGACCGACGCGATCAAGCTGTCCTTCGGTTCCGACGCGCTCTATCCCATGCCCATGATCATCATGCTCCTGATCACCGCCGCCGGCGCGGTTTACCTGTCCCGCACGGTCATGGGACGCCACATATTCGCCGTGGGCGGCAACCTGGAGGCCAGCCGGTATGCCGGCCTGAGGATCGACCGTATCCTGGTCGGTGTGTACGTGGTTTCAGGACTCACCGCGGGGATCGCGGCGCTGGTGGGCAGCAGCTACTACGGGTCGGCCTCCTGTGCCGACGCCACGGGATACGAACTTTACGTCATCGCCTCGGCGGTCGTCGGCGGCGCCAGCCTGCGTGGGGGCAGGGGCAGCGCGGTCAACGCCATGCTGGGGGCCATGCTGATCGTCCTGATTCGACAATCCATCCGCACCCTGCACCTGGACCAGAACTACGAATGGGTCGTAATCGGTTGCGCGATCATCATCGCGGTGGTCCTCGACCAGGTGAACCGGCGCCTCACGGCGCGCAAGCTGGCCGGAGCGGGCTAG
- the cdaA gene encoding diadenylate cyclase CdaA, producing the protein MFELINLINLISLLDIFIIAALIYFLYMWLKGTRAYHILIGLGGLGILYSIANWSGLLLTSQILQYLLGVILILIIVVFQPEIRQLLERVSPLVIFRLQSSPISRRILKEITEACFELSEKRIGGLLVFPRATGISGVVQHGVKLDSLVSQELIVSIFHPSSPIHDGAIIVEKDRVVEAATYLPLSTRDHLPPRYGTRHRAALGVSELGDTFCVVVSEESGEVSVASGGDISAVADREKLWQMLEKSLLPIEIPRSRPSLREAIDKIVTLRSGYRFNRNNLTAKLASIGLACLLWFVLIGQQRSEVPITAALEFQNIPANIELISISPNEVNVWVRGPQGSISTLTADQVRVMVDLDDIEPRTHTMPLTEANVELPFGFEATSIDPRILTVNSDRIVSRRIMIDHELSGKLPEGLEILRVTVEPPSVPITGREMELDQIERVVTSPSIELSELTASRIFDCRLKILPPDLSFTSFSIENREVRVHIDLQPVGAGQSVSEGADGPNQVASSLRARRDNRLDSP; encoded by the coding sequence ATGTTTGAACTGATCAACCTGATCAACCTGATCAGCCTGCTGGACATATTCATCATAGCGGCCCTGATCTACTTTCTCTACATGTGGCTGAAGGGCACGCGGGCTTATCATATCCTGATCGGCCTGGGCGGCCTGGGCATCCTTTACAGCATCGCGAATTGGAGCGGACTGCTCCTGACCAGCCAGATTCTGCAGTACCTCCTCGGTGTTATCCTGATCCTGATCATTGTCGTCTTCCAGCCGGAAATCAGGCAGTTGCTGGAGCGGGTCAGCCCCCTGGTCATTTTCAGACTTCAATCCAGTCCCATCTCCCGGCGCATTCTGAAGGAGATAACCGAGGCCTGTTTCGAATTGTCGGAGAAACGCATCGGCGGCCTGCTGGTCTTCCCCCGGGCGACCGGAATCTCCGGAGTCGTTCAGCATGGCGTCAAGCTCGACAGCCTTGTGAGCCAGGAATTGATCGTCAGCATCTTTCATCCGTCTTCGCCGATTCACGACGGCGCGATTATCGTGGAGAAGGATCGTGTGGTCGAAGCCGCCACCTATCTGCCGCTTTCGACCAGGGACCATCTTCCCCCCCGGTACGGCACGCGGCACCGGGCAGCCCTGGGCGTGTCGGAACTCGGCGATACGTTCTGCGTCGTGGTGTCCGAAGAAAGCGGCGAAGTGTCCGTGGCTTCCGGCGGCGATATATCGGCCGTGGCCGACCGGGAAAAACTATGGCAGATGCTGGAAAAATCGTTGCTGCCGATCGAGATTCCCCGGAGCAGGCCGTCGCTGCGGGAAGCAATAGATAAAATCGTCACCCTCCGGTCGGGATACCGGTTCAATCGCAACAACCTTACCGCCAAACTGGCGTCCATCGGATTAGCCTGCCTGCTCTGGTTTGTCCTGATCGGACAGCAACGCTCCGAAGTACCCATAACCGCCGCGCTGGAGTTTCAGAACATCCCGGCGAACATCGAGTTGATCAGCATTTCGCCCAACGAGGTGAACGTATGGGTTCGGGGTCCCCAGGGCAGTATATCCACGCTTACGGCGGATCAGGTACGCGTAATGGTCGATCTGGACGATATCGAGCCCCGGACCCATACCATGCCCCTCACGGAAGCGAACGTCGAATTGCCTTTCGGTTTCGAAGCCACCTCGATCGATCCGAGAATCCTCACCGTCAACTCCGATCGCATCGTGAGCAGGCGAATCATGATCGATCACGAACTGTCGGGTAAACTCCCGGAGGGTCTGGAAATCCTGCGTGTCACCGTTGAACCGCCCTCGGTGCCTATAACGGGCCGGGAAATGGAACTCGACCAGATCGAGCGGGTGGTGACTTCGCCCTCGATCGAGCTTTCCGAACTTACCGCCAGCCGGATCTTCGATTGCCGGCTGAAAATCCTGCCGCCGGATCTGTCCTTTACGTCGTTCAGTATCGAGAACCGCGAGGTCAGGGTCCATATCGATCTGCAACCCGTCGGAGCGGGTCAGTCGGTCTCGGAAGGGGCAGATGGCCCGAATCAGGTTGCGTCTTCCCTGCGGGCGCGCCGGGACAACCGGCTTGATTCACCTTGA
- a CDS encoding iron ABC transporter permease, which yields MPRNRFDLSDLTPGVIAVLGILVLFFGLFLFYPLLHVLLNAFYTDERFSMEFFGLMLQSPVQQRALLNSFELGIVTTALTTIISLPMAVALVRYDFIGKGLLGGLALVPMIMPPFVGAIGMKQMFARFGSINLFLLETGLIDAPIDWFGGGGFWGVVILEALHLYPIMYLNIAAGLANVDPSLEESARNVGAGGFRLFRTITFPLMLPGYFAGAIIVFIWAFTDLGTPLIFEFREVVAVQIFNMSTDIHGNPLGYALVVFVVLVTLALFYLSKKFFGGRHYEMVARGHVMSASRRATSLETVLIWGMLLSITGIALIPHLSVVLTSVTERWFMTVLPSDYTTAYYGQIFEHDLTLLSIKNSLWLSVMSTMIDILLGVAIAYLLTRRRFPFRDALDAVAMLPLALPGLVLAFGYISGFSGTVLDVRVSPIPLLIIAYAVRRLPYMVRAAYAGFQQMSITLEEASMNMGAGPLRTLWKITMPLVLANVAAGAILSFSFAMLEVSDSLILAIKEQYYPITKAIYSLMGRIADGPYMASAMGMLGMVLLACSLLITSKVLGKRMGQLFKV from the coding sequence ATGCCCCGTAACCGATTCGATCTGTCGGACCTGACCCCCGGCGTCATCGCCGTCCTGGGCATTCTCGTCCTGTTCTTCGGCCTATTCCTGTTCTATCCGCTTCTCCACGTCCTGTTGAACGCCTTCTACACGGACGAACGGTTCTCCATGGAGTTCTTCGGACTGATGCTGCAGAGCCCGGTCCAGCAGCGCGCCCTGTTGAACAGTTTCGAGCTGGGCATCGTCACCACCGCCCTGACGACGATCATCAGCCTGCCTATGGCCGTCGCTCTCGTACGGTACGATTTCATCGGCAAGGGGCTCCTGGGCGGACTCGCCCTCGTGCCCATGATCATGCCGCCCTTCGTGGGCGCCATCGGAATGAAGCAGATGTTCGCCCGGTTCGGCTCGATCAACCTGTTCCTCCTCGAAACGGGCCTCATCGACGCGCCCATCGACTGGTTCGGAGGCGGCGGATTCTGGGGCGTCGTCATCCTCGAGGCGCTGCACCTCTACCCCATCATGTACCTGAACATCGCCGCCGGGCTGGCCAACGTGGACCCCAGTCTGGAAGAGTCGGCGCGTAACGTGGGCGCGGGCGGCTTCCGCCTGTTTCGCACCATCACATTCCCGCTTATGCTGCCCGGATATTTCGCCGGCGCGATCATCGTATTCATCTGGGCCTTCACGGATCTGGGCACGCCGCTGATCTTCGAGTTCCGCGAGGTCGTGGCGGTCCAGATCTTCAACATGTCCACCGACATCCACGGGAATCCCCTGGGATACGCCCTGGTCGTCTTCGTCGTCCTGGTCACCCTGGCCCTGTTCTACCTGTCCAAGAAGTTCTTCGGCGGCCGCCACTACGAAATGGTCGCCCGAGGACACGTGATGTCGGCCTCGCGGCGCGCGACGAGCCTCGAGACCGTGCTGATATGGGGCATGCTCCTGTCCATCACCGGCATTGCGCTGATTCCCCACCTGAGCGTGGTCCTCACTTCCGTCACCGAGCGATGGTTCATGACCGTGCTTCCCTCCGACTACACCACGGCCTACTACGGTCAGATCTTCGAGCATGACCTGACTCTGCTCTCCATCAAGAACAGCCTCTGGCTGAGTGTGATGAGCACAATGATCGACATCCTGCTGGGGGTCGCCATCGCCTATCTGCTCACGCGCCGGCGCTTTCCGTTCCGGGACGCGCTGGACGCCGTGGCCATGCTGCCCCTCGCCCTGCCGGGCCTGGTACTCGCCTTCGGATACATCTCCGGTTTTTCGGGTACGGTGCTGGACGTCCGTGTTTCCCCCATACCCCTGCTGATCATCGCGTACGCCGTGCGGCGCCTGCCCTACATGGTCCGGGCGGCCTATGCCGGTTTCCAGCAGATGAGCATCACCCTGGAAGAGGCCTCCATGAACATGGGGGCCGGCCCCTTGCGGACGCTCTGGAAGATCACCATGCCCCTCGTGCTCGCCAACGTGGCCGCCGGCGCCATCCTTTCCTTTTCCTTCGCCATGCTGGAAGTGAGCGACAGCCTGATCCTGGCCATCAAGGAACAGTACTATCCCATTACCAAGGCCATATACAGTCTTATGGGCCGCATCGCGGACGGACCCTACATGGCCAGTGCCATGGGCATGCTGGGCATGGTCCTTTTGGCATGCAGTTTGCTAATTACAAGTAAAGTATTGGGGAAGAGAATGGGGCAACTGTTCAAGGTGTAG